The DNA window tcttcccgaatatcacatgaattatacctttgtcttcctgatctgatgacgacgacgtctcgaagtcgaatttgtccatatctgatctgaaatgacaataaccaatacactgtatcaatgtgtaatccaattcaaaatctgtctggtcaatatctggataaactacaatctgattcatatcaacaatatcacaagataacagaaaccaatactgaaactaatcaatctgaatcaactgatgtctcaacggtaatatcaataccataatatcattcttctagtcccagcatatcaatatctatCACAGACAACTGTCAAAATTGCTGAAATGCATAACACAGACATACGGTgttatttcttcgatctgacttcatataactactgaataatctatccagaccCATAAGAATAATCATCTATTTATTCTTCAACCAAGAATACTAGAATTTAgtgtgaattctcagtcaatatcttctaaaattcataacaattgtataacccctctattcttcaatctgtcttcgattatacaatgtttaCTAcaacagaaacatcatatctgaattctattcagttctgacaacatcataaaatcaaatcttgtctaaacgaaataaaacttacgtccagtcgtagcctgcgttgataggaacacagtaccgaagtcggatttcaattcagataaacgatttgctcgtaaatcaatttctaaagaaaagaacaaagcttttcccTAAACCCTCGATTTTCTCCTTCCAATTCTGAAGAATTGcatgccaatatatatatatatatatatacataccttCCGTGCATGCAAAGCAAACGGCACAACCtttgtgcaacacgtctcgcgcatatgcgcggtcactactcgcgcatatgcgcgagacctactgtctcggcgaaagtactactcgcgcatatgcgccattatttccgcgcatatgcgccacccctactggccctcccgcgcatatgcgccatctctgtcgcgcatatgcgccgatggtactggccttgccgcgcatgtgcgcgcattatctcgcgcatgtgcgcgtaagcctcggccagctccgcgcatgtgtgccaatccatacagcgcatgtgcgcggggctctttcttggcacacacacatttacacctttctcatgtgttctagtccgatccgttccgtctatactTATCGCAATTAATTCAATAAGTTGTTTCAGATTactctcagattacggtaatcgtatccaaatcatttcagattacggtaattaaattctcgggcattacaaataataaataaatattcttttttttttgtactcTTGAAAACCATCAACATACGTTTCTTATTGTTTATTAACTGATGCAATAGATTTCAAATTCTCATAAAATGAAGTCATTCGAAATCatttctcaattttttttctcaGATCCAAATCTTTGAATgcaaatttataattattttaaatttattttaaattttatgaggTTTAAGAATCTTGGAGTTCTTGGGCCTGGGCTGCAATTCACACTGGTCTGATGTCCTCTTCAATCTAAGAATAACAATGGGCCGAAACAATGTTCAAAATAATTGTTTAGTAAAGTAGATATATATTTTGTACAATAAATTACCttttaaaatgaaataatttatgaataatgaatatatttgagattaagcacctatattttattttaaatttcattttgaaattttattttttgaaattgtataagTAACTATTTCGGGAGAAAAATGTCTATCCTCCTCAACGCTTGTTCTCTAAAAAGATATAATTTGAATATTAAAAACTGGCATTTTTATTATTACTGAAAATAATATGGATGGTGTAAAAACGTTTAACAAAAATGctaaagtaaaataaaaaaacaatgagacaaaatatttataaaagaaaaaaagagagtGACTCAAATAAAATTGGTCTAAAAATTGACGTATGAGATCATTTAACATAAGTTTTTGTGGTGGACTAACGAGTATTTGAATACAATTAAGCATATGTAACTCGAACCGTCATTGTTTGCTAAAAAAAACGTCCAACTCCTCATATGTGATtaaaagaaaattattacagCTGTTACAAAAGACTTGAAATCTTACGATGATTAATGTACATACCATGATATGAAGATTATTTCTTTCTAAATTTTTGTTTACtgcttttaatattatatttactATCTAGATTGAGTTTTATCTAACACAAAACTCATGTGTAACAATTTACATAACAATTTTGTGAAACGAGTATCTAACTTAAACCGactcataaaaatattattttatatatatatttatgggaTTATGGCATATGACAAATCATCCAAtgtgaattatatatatatatatatatatatatatatatatatatatatatatatatatcataaagcCGACATGATGGGATGTCTATTATATGATGTAATAACAAATTTATTGCGCATCAAACTGCATAGGGGAATCATATCGTCAAACTAAGAACGAATAGTTTTCACGTGTGGTCAGTAATTTATTGACGTGTGTGAAAAAATATCTAATTTTTAGTATAATGAGCTGATTTATCGAAATTTTTTGTACATTATCATTTTGATATTAAAGTTTACGACATGATtacaatataaattttgaaattttttggtATATAtcgaaataatatatataaattaaaaattaaataatatttttaaataataaaattatttttttaaaatttttttatgtataaaATGGTATATACTCATGTCGTACAAAAATCTCGTCGATATAATTGGTATGTTAATTATACACGTCGAAAATGGAtaagttgtcaatataaattttttaaatataataatttttaatacgATATATAATATCTTTTTAGTTACGATACGCTATACTACTCTTACTCTTAGAATTTATCGAATTTAAGTTGGACCATACGAATGGGTGTTAGCTGGCATCATTTCCAGATAATTTATTAAAGCTGGCCCATTCGTCGGCTACTATTAAACATTTTGGGCTTTAAGCAGAATCTTTCAGCccctcaaattttttttaaatttttttggtccATGTGGGCCTATTTGTCTTATCTAACCCCATATCAATCATGACCAATATAAGTTGCGAGGCCCACAAAATTAAATGGTCCTTCTGCCTAGTTGAATTTCCGAAAATGCCCTCCACATAGGCATGAACCTTCTACTTTCTTCTTAGTTACGACATTTTTTTTAATCCGTAATTTAAAATTTGTAGAGCAAATGATCCAACATAATTATGATGGGCATACCAAGATAAATATCAAACAATTCAAACCATAGAAATAGATGTACCACTAATCATCATAATATACAATATCAAGAAAGCAACATTAAGAACAAATGGAAACATATATGttcatttttaaaaacaaactaGAGTCGATGTCCTAAGAAATATTTCGTCGTGTACACTTTGTGTGGAACAAACTGTTAATATAAATAGTATTTGCAAGAGTTTATTTTTAAGtgttttcaatttttttgtaaataaaatGTTGGAAAATTATACGTAAAAATTGATAAGCATGTAAAATAAACTCCTTCGTGACCCAAGTGATGAGCTATGACGATATTCTATATATCTCAAAAAGTCTTTTTACCGAAACGATACGTAGCCAACCCTTAACTCTGTCCCAAAGGCTCGATCTAATGAAAGTGATTTCTTGTCGGCTagttattaaaaattataatttcaaaataaaataaaatgaagtcACAAAATGCAGCAAACGACCTCCAAATTCAAGGAAAATAACTTTTTAAAAAGTGATATCGGCCGCACTTTGaataaacaatttaaaataataacagACAAATCAAAGTGTCACGTGGTATTTAAGTCTTGATCGTTTTTTTTTCTCGTAGGCTGATAAATAATgttttgctttcaaaatttagAATTTCCCATCGGAGGATATTGTTGTAAGAAATTATTTGAGGGTTGCCAAAGATAaaactattaaaaaaaataaacatcaaTATTTACATTAATTCGACGTTGCTTTTCTCTCATTTTAAAAACAGACATATATGGGTCTGTGAATTTATTGGCTATTATTGATGGTACGCATAAATTATTGATGGCGCTGTTGTTGCTCAACGTTTTTTTTCACTTACTTAATTGACTAGAGAGTTATGTTAGTATGCACCCAACCCCAGACCTCACACGATGTTTACACGTGAACATATCGTGAAACGTCATATTGATCGTCCCTTCACatatttttctgaattttgatAAACATGTTGTATgaaattttacaaaattttaGCACGGACATCTTGCGGCACCGTTGATGTCTAGCAACTATCGAcatttcaaaattatatatatgtactCTCCAAAATATCTAAAATTTATTGAAGGAATTAATTCTCATATATACAGTATACTATTTATTTGAGTTATCTttccttaaattttttttggaaaattgtatttttatctTGTAAATTTGTCTATCGGTGATTTTGGTCTTTTTGTTTCAAATTTAAGTCTTAATATGTTTTTTTCCCCCAATTTTAGTCTTTCTTCCCGACTGATTGTATAATGTTACATCAACACTCCTGAGTGTTTTTTTTATGGCTTTGTTGAGTTAGAAAACTAATTTGCTTAGCAAAACACATAATTGGTGCAATTGTTAATTGGAACAGCGAAACATTTCTTTTATGACTTAAAACTAGTTTTTTGTATAGCTAATATATTTGATTCATTGTATTATATCCGACCTTACTTGAGATATATAGAATAAAATCTACTTAACCGAATACATAACATTAGTTCAGCGTGGAACCTAATTGTCTTATATATCCATCGACTACATTTCTTTAGTTTCTTGATGTAACTATGAAAAGTCATCATTTAAGAATTAATCAAGATGAGTGAAGCAAAGAAAACCGAGAAGAAACGTAAAAGGATTGAAAGATGTCATCGTAACTTTGTTACAATCCCTTCGAAGATGAACCAGTGACGAATTTATAACAACTTACAAAATACAAAGTGAGGAAACAAATCGACTAGCTAGCGCCGAACTTACAAATACAAAGTGTTTATCAGCTTGTTAAGATTATGGATTTGTTCTAACTCCATTTCAAATATTAATTCCATGAAGATGATTGTCCAAGTTCATACATACAACTCTCATGAACTTTAATATAATCGATGCGAGATAACTAACACATTCACTCACGTTCATGAATTAACAACGGGAGCGTAAAATTCACAAGACATTAGCGGGTGCTCCACAAAGGCAATTCAACACATAATGATGAGATTGAGCTCTGATATCAGATTAAGATTATGGACTTGAACCTAAATCCTCCTTCCTTGATTGTAAAATATTAAACCTcaactaaattaaattttgagaattgTTTACGTAGACTTAGAAAATCCCAATTTAAACTAGTTTTGGGATGAAGTTATGTACCCAAGTACATATCTTAACACACTTCAATTTGAAACCAGTATTTAATAAGACTCTCTTCACAATTTCACAAATGTTAGAAATCTCACATTGACTTGATTAACTTCTTGACATTTGTAAATATCGACTTAGATAATCTCTTCTCCCGAGCTAGTTTTTTGGATAGAGTTAGACACAAATTTATAATCttaacatgatattatatcTCTGTTCTTATGTGTTGAACTACTCTTATGAGCTACCCATTAATGATTGTACTTGATTAAGTTATTGATAGTTATATATATGAACTTGGATAATATATATTGTCATATTAAACTGAGTGAAGCTAGACCAATTTGAAGACAACATTTTTGTATattcaaacataaatatttataatttcgcAAGTACGAGTATGTTTGAAAATCAGAAAAGTAACATAGCTAGCTACCAGAGAATAGAAAAGGCACAAATATTAACACGTACAAAACGTACgcaaattgatattttttttaaaaaaattgatattcaCGTTCTATTTTGTGTTATATATACTCAAATGAAGTACTTCGGACCACtataatacacacacacacacacatatacaaaCATATAAATCGAGGCTTTAAATTAACACTTGAAATcagtatatatattaaaaacttGCATATTGTTCCATTAATGAAGTCGAAACTGGTTAAATTATGATGCTATGGCCGGTGAGTGTAAATTGCTTTCTTAAATAATTTTTCCTTggacaaaatataaattttacgaataatatatatatattgtcatCATCAAACCATTAAATACCCTCATCCTATCTTTGTCGCTGACCCAACGCCATTTCCCTCCCTTATTTACTGCTAGCTATGCTCTCTCATCTCATGTATCCAATTCACTTCAGTAATCCCTTCCCCCCTGATCAGTAACTTACCAAGATCAAGAAATTACACTACTGTTTCTTGATCCATTTTTCGTACAGACTCCGCTAATGGGTCGTTCCCCGTGCTGCGATAAAATCGGCTTGAAGAAAGGGCCCTGGACGCCTGAAGAAGATCAGAAGCTTTTGGCTTATATTGACCTACACGGCCATGGAAGCTGGCGAGCATTGCCCATAAAATCTGGTACAGTATCCGTCTTCAAATGAAGTTTGCATGTGTTATGTAGATATCTGGCTTTGAAATTAGGTTTTTCTGTTAAACAGGGTTGCAGAGATGCGGGAAGAGTTGCAGATTGAGGTGGACGAATTATTTAAGGCCTGATATTAAAAGAGGCAAGTTCAGTTTACAGGAAGAGCAAAGCATCATTCAGCTCCATGCCCTTTTAGGAAACAGGTAGAATTCGGTCTACTTTCTACAGTTCCACGATCAATTTCTTCCAACTCCTGTACTGTCAGTCAATTCAACCTTTCCTGAAGTTAAGGTGTGGTGAAAAATAAGTCTTTATGGTTTTATTTCCAGTTGTGATGGGTTTTATGTGCCCAGCAGCATTTACTCTATTATGCCATGCAAGAAAGGGTTGCTGGACAGTCAATTTTCTAAATGAATCTAAAACTTTGTGGAATAGAAAAATTAACATGTTCGGGGTGAATTTACCATTTACAACAAGTTCTCCTGTCATCTTCTGAGACTGATGATTGATTGCCCTGTGTCGTTTTTGTGTCGCCTTTGATTGTCTTCTTCTCAGGTGGTCCGCCATAGCCACTCATCTGCCTAAGAGAACAGACAACGAGATCAAGAATTACTGGAGCACTCATCTGAAGAAAAGATTGGTTAAAATGGGTATCGACCCCGTGACCCACAAGACCAAGAACGATGCTTTGTTATCCAGCGATGGCCAGTCCAAGAATGCGGCCAATCTCAGCCACATGGCTCAGTGGGAAAGCGCTCGTCTCGAAGCTGAAGCAAGATTGGCCCGGCAATCCAAACTCCGGTCAGCCACGGGCATTTCATTTCAGGTGGAGTTTTATGCTCACTGATTTTTACTAGCTAGGATAACACGAGAAAGCAGTCAAATTCGTCCTATATCTTGTCGATTTTAGGTTTTGGTAATAAAAAATACTCAGTTTGATctcaacaatttttttaaatcatatttcaATTTTCACCTATGTGCCTATGTGATAATATGGTGCCGAAAATTGCTCACACTAAACCAGATATTGCTGAAACATCGAACATTGTTCACTTATCTTATGCtatgttagtattcagagtctCAGACGAAGTAGaactgaaaataaaatgttaCTGCACTGATATCTACTATTGATCGTTACAGTACGAAAATTCAAATTATGATCTTGTTTGAAACTATTTTCAGCATGTTAATGGTTTTAATTAACTGCAAACAGGCCAGGAACTCGGAATTCGCCTCCACTTCATGCCAGAACAAGAATCCGGTTGTCAGTACACTCCGATGTCTCGACGTGTTGAAAGCATGGAAAGGCGACTTTTGGGGTAAAGTAAGTGAAATAGGTGGAGCCAGTGGCGGCACTTCCACGACAGGGATAGGCGGCAGAGAGCTCGAATCCCCAACTTCAACACTCAGCTCCTCCGCCGTAACTGGACAGCACTCCACCGCCTTCATCGAGTCTCTAGGAAACTGCTCGGAGTCGTATTACGCTGGAATCATGAAAGAAACCGGGGAAGAGTGGAAAATTTTCCCCGAACACACGAACGAGGCTGAGAACCCGACTGATCAGTTCCCATCCGAATTACAGGATCCGCCATTTTCAGGGACGGATAACTCTGCAGAGCAAGTTCCTCGTGGGAGTTTCGTGGAAAACTTCACGAACCTTTTGCTCAGTACGTCTTCCGAGAGACGCTTCTCCGATGACGGCGGAGAGTCGGACATGAACGGAGGCGGCGGCGATTACTGTGAAGAGAACAAGAATTACTGGAACAGTATTCTCCATTTGGTGAATTCTTCGCCTTCTGTTTCACCCATGTTTTGAGAGTTTACAGTAATTAATGTGGAGCAAGTATTACGTACACATATTCCATTTCCACCTTCTCCATCAATGTTCATTTAATCGCGCCATTTCTATATCTATTTTTTTCATTCTCctctttttataataataataataataataataataataaatacgaCTATATTATAGTATAATATGCATAAAATGCGACCATATACAATTATATGTTCTCTAATATATGATGTTGTAATACTTTTTTTAAATCGAttcattcaataaaaatttgattaaaatgaatgtggaaataattattttttgatttacaaacttattttatattttgtcgtcatttaattttttcaaaataatagtTGATTGTTTCCTAAACATAGTTAATAAGaatatatcatttaaaaaacCAACTAAATACATAAAGCGAACTATAAATTTGAGCAacctaaacaaaaaaaaaaagaaaaagaaacataTATTAATTGGCGATAAAGTGAGCAATTAGTACATGCATGTGTGGTTAAATGTGAACCATTAAATAGCGTAAGTTTTGGGTACCATCGAATTAAATAGGGAATAATTGAGAGTGAGGACCAATTGCATTTATTTTTTTGCCTTTTCAAATGACGTGTTTCGTCACAAAATTCGTGTCAGATTACTTTTCAACTTCatccatcaattaattaattctTGAAAAATCGTTTTGAAATCAAGCTACCTACTCCTAGATGAGCCTGGATCCCtaaaacgaaccaccaaatttTCGAACAATGAAATATACATTactaaaaaatcaattttgatAACATGACGACGGATCACAATCACaaaaaatgaaacaaaaataacacaaaaacaatttttcctaaaataaaataacaatatatatatatattctgctTACAAGTGGAGAATGAATTACTTTAGCAAAGAATATTTggtatattatatgttttttttttataaaaaaatctagTTATTATAGGGTTTTATAACTTGATTATATATACAGAGAAAGATTATTAGCATTAATATGTAGTTGACGTCATATAATAGTCACAATTATTTTTCACGTCTGATTTATGCAACACCACGTCGTGAGTAgcactacaagaaaattgaTTTATAATGACAAAAATTTAATGAGAGTATGAAAAATTGGTCACTAAAAacataatttttgaaatttttatgaggGTAAAAAAAACCATtattaaagatttaaattatTAGTGA is part of the Primulina eburnea isolate SZY01 chromosome 1, ASM2296580v1, whole genome shotgun sequence genome and encodes:
- the LOC140834531 gene encoding transcription factor MYB16-like — encoded protein: MGRSPCCDKIGLKKGPWTPEEDQKLLAYIDLHGHGSWRALPIKSGLQRCGKSCRLRWTNYLRPDIKRGKFSLQEEQSIIQLHALLGNRWSAIATHLPKRTDNEIKNYWSTHLKKRLVKMGIDPVTHKTKNDALLSSDGQSKNAANLSHMAQWESARLEAEARLARQSKLRSATGISFQARNSEFASTSCQNKNPVVSTLRCLDVLKAWKGDFWGKVSEIGGASGGTSTTGIGGRELESPTSTLSSSAVTGQHSTAFIESLGNCSESYYAGIMKETGEEWKIFPEHTNEAENPTDQFPSELQDPPFSGTDNSAEQVPRGSFVENFTNLLLSTSSERRFSDDGGESDMNGGGGDYCEENKNYWNSILHLVNSSPSVSPMF